The following proteins are co-located in the Sporolactobacillus pectinivorans genome:
- a CDS encoding universal stress protein, with product MSEKISNPINEDGEISYQNILVAVDESKEATKAFKVALDLAKKFDASLLIVSYLNTATLEAFKTFTPSIHNIRAELANRVNVLKKMAQSEGVKDVKSITGEDSPGSAIIEKVIPKYHCDLIVCGATGTSKLDRYLIGIGSQSSYIARLAPCSVFIVR from the coding sequence ATGTCAGAAAAAATATCCAATCCAATAAATGAAGATGGAGAAATTTCTTATCAGAATATTTTGGTTGCGGTCGATGAATCAAAAGAGGCTACTAAAGCATTCAAGGTGGCTCTCGATTTGGCAAAGAAATTCGATGCTTCTCTGCTGATCGTTTCATATTTGAACACAGCCACTCTTGAAGCCTTTAAAACCTTTACACCGTCGATTCACAATATAAGAGCGGAGCTTGCTAATCGTGTCAATGTATTAAAAAAAATGGCACAAAGCGAAGGCGTTAAAGACGTAAAGAGTATTACAGGTGAAGATTCGCCCGGCTCAGCTATTATCGAGAAGGTTATTCCGAAGTATCATTGTGATCTGATTGTTTGCGGTGCCACGGGAACCAGTAAATTAGATCGCTATCTGATTGGTATCGGGAGTCAGTCCTCTTATATAGCTCGATTAGCCCCGTGTTCTGTATTTATTGTTCGCTAA
- a CDS encoding ImmA/IrrE family metallo-endopeptidase, with protein sequence MLTEERITKKVKNLIEKDPMPVNPMRIALRENINVFHADFEFRNIFAIAKKNKRGVYFYLTANHDQRTQRFILAHLLGHYYLHFSQCKSGQLYCPNRYSSDVLPKKESEADWFAYQLLMPDPMVREFILQNYSVEQMADVFQVSLQRVNVRLNQMAKENSETL encoded by the coding sequence ATGTTGACAGAAGAAAGAATCACGAAAAAGGTGAAGAATTTAATTGAAAAGGACCCAATGCCGGTTAATCCAATGCGCATTGCCCTAAGGGAGAATATTAATGTCTTTCACGCGGACTTTGAATTCAGAAATATCTTTGCTATCGCTAAGAAAAATAAAAGGGGTGTATATTTTTATCTGACAGCTAATCACGATCAAAGAACACAGCGATTTATCCTTGCCCATTTACTTGGTCATTATTATCTTCACTTTTCTCAGTGCAAGAGTGGTCAATTATATTGCCCAAACCGCTATTCGTCTGATGTGCTTCCTAAGAAAGAATCAGAGGCAGATTGGTTTGCTTATCAGTTGCTCATGCCTGATCCAATGGTCAGGGAGTTCATACTTCAAAACTACTCTGTTGAACAAATGGCAGATGTTTTTCAAGTTTCTCTACAAAGGGTAAACGTGCGGTTGAATCAAATGGCTAAGGAAAATTCTGAAACTTTATAA
- a CDS encoding helix-turn-helix domain-containing protein has protein sequence MHSRSKYRYAGNVKAKKPWEEYLNECRAKIKEMRNKTVDTHSLAAQFVHLRRKRKCSQKEMADLLSVNQSLISRIENGWNRISLDTLMKISKGLGVKIVISAHSITLITNK, from the coding sequence ATGCATTCTCGTTCAAAATACAGATATGCAGGAAATGTAAAGGCTAAGAAACCATGGGAAGAATATCTGAATGAGTGCCGGGCAAAAATTAAAGAAATGCGTAATAAAACTGTTGATACGCACAGCCTTGCTGCTCAATTCGTACATCTACGGAGAAAAAGAAAATGTTCCCAGAAAGAAATGGCAGACTTACTCTCAGTCAACCAAAGCCTGATTTCCCGAATAGAAAATGGTTGGAATCGTATCTCTTTAGACACTCTTATGAAAATTTCGAAGGGTTTAGGCGTTAAGATTGTTATTTCAGCACATTCAATTACTTTAATCACGAATAAGTAA
- a CDS encoding Nramp family divalent metal transporter, protein MAAVADSGSAAGALPRFKRREHSESFKTAIGKKKGWRQTLPFLGPAFIAAVAYIDPGNYATNIQGGSQYGYLLLWVVIVSNLMAILIQTLSSKLGIATSRNLPEILRDEWKPGVAFFYWVQGEIMVMATDLAEFIGAALGFHFVFGLPMIPAAILTAISVLLILFFQIKGFRPLEMAIATMVFIIVIAFSCEIAFSLPQFAPLMSGFVPHFQGAASILLAAGILGATVMPHAIYMHSGLTCRRVIGQTPEERKKIFHFEMVDILIAMIIAGVVNALMLAVAASTFFGHIVISDLGVAFKEFGVYIAPSASLLFGVGLLAAGLSSSCVGTLAGDIMMQGFIHKRIPIFIRRICSMIPPLAIIVSGSNATNALVMSQVVLSFGIALAIIPLVIFTSKERIMGQMVNHKLTTIMAWAVAGVVICLNVFLVYQTFA, encoded by the coding sequence ATGGCAGCGGTAGCTGACAGCGGGTCTGCAGCGGGAGCACTACCAAGGTTTAAGAGGCGGGAGCACTCTGAATCCTTCAAAACGGCTATTGGAAAGAAAAAAGGCTGGCGACAGACGCTGCCATTCCTCGGGCCAGCCTTTATTGCTGCAGTAGCCTATATTGATCCAGGCAACTACGCCACGAATATTCAGGGGGGATCACAGTACGGCTATTTGTTGCTGTGGGTCGTTATCGTTTCCAACCTGATGGCGATTTTGATTCAGACTTTATCGTCGAAACTCGGGATTGCCACCTCGCGTAATTTGCCAGAAATCCTACGCGATGAGTGGAAACCGGGCGTTGCATTTTTTTATTGGGTTCAAGGCGAAATTATGGTCATGGCGACTGACTTGGCTGAATTTATCGGTGCTGCGCTTGGCTTTCACTTTGTCTTTGGCCTTCCCATGATTCCAGCAGCCATTTTAACTGCGATTAGTGTCCTGCTTATTCTCTTTTTTCAGATCAAAGGCTTCCGCCCCTTGGAAATGGCTATCGCAACCATGGTTTTCATCATAGTGATCGCGTTTAGCTGCGAAATTGCGTTTTCATTACCTCAGTTTGCACCGCTCATGTCCGGATTCGTACCGCACTTCCAGGGAGCAGCCAGTATTTTGCTTGCTGCCGGCATTTTGGGGGCGACCGTCATGCCCCACGCCATTTACATGCACTCGGGTTTAACGTGCAGAAGAGTGATTGGCCAGACGCCGGAAGAAAGGAAAAAGATTTTCCACTTTGAAATGGTTGATATTTTGATTGCTATGATCATAGCTGGTGTGGTAAATGCCCTCATGCTGGCTGTCGCTGCTTCGACGTTCTTCGGACACATCGTGATTTCAGATTTGGGCGTGGCTTTTAAAGAATTCGGTGTTTATATCGCCCCAAGTGCCTCTCTTCTGTTTGGTGTCGGATTGCTGGCAGCCGGGCTGTCCAGTTCATGTGTTGGGACACTGGCCGGAGATATTATGATGCAGGGCTTTATCCATAAAAGAATACCCATTTTTATCCGGCGTATTTGCTCGATGATTCCACCGCTCGCCATCATTGTTTCAGGTTCCAATGCGACAAACGCGCTGGTCATGAGTCAGGTTGTTTTGTCCTTTGGTATTGCACTGGCCATTATTCCGCTTGTGATCTTTACGAGCAAAGAAAGAATCATGGGTCAGATGGTTAACCACAAACTGACAACAATCATGGCTTGGGCGGTTGCCGGAGTGGTTATCTGCTTGAACGTATTTCTGGTCTATCAAACTTTTGCCTGA